A genomic region of Mugil cephalus isolate CIBA_MC_2020 chromosome 5, CIBA_Mcephalus_1.1, whole genome shotgun sequence contains the following coding sequences:
- the ccdc85b gene encoding coiled-coil domain-containing protein 85B, whose amino-acid sequence MGSEGEIINRELSKMSDEDLLACSKEELVSRLRKEESDKISALIQRGRLIKEVNKQLQGHLLEIRELKVINQRLQEENVELRDLCCFLDDDRLKVKKLAREWQLFGHHAAKVMREDLGGYLKKLADLERMQDGLVKENLDLKELCLVLEEECVSRSDSSPGGSTELNLPCMVARDLGDGSSSTGSVGSPDQLHLVCSPDD is encoded by the coding sequence atggGTAGCGAAGGTGAGATAATAAACAGAGAACTGTCAAAGATGTCTGACGAGGATCTGCTGGCTTGCTCCAAAGAGGAGCTAGTGAGCCGGCTGCGTAAAGAGGAGTCAGACAAAATCTCAGCCCTGATCCAGCGCGGACGGCTCATCAAGGAGGTAAATAAACAGCTGCAGGGACACCTCCTCGAGATCAGGGAACTGAAAGTCATCAATCAGCGTCTTCAGGAGGAAAACGTGGAGCTGCGGGACCTGTGCTGCTTCCTGGACGACGACCGGCTCAAGGTGAAGAAGCTGGCCAGGGAATGGCAGCTGTTCGGGCACCACGCAGCCAAAGTGATGCGGGAGGACCTGGGCGGCTACTTGAAAAAGCTCGCCGACCTGGAGCGCATGCAGGACGGGCTGGTGAAGGAGAATCTGGACCTGAAGGAGCTGTGTCTGGtcctggaggaggagtgtgtgagCAGGAGTGACTCCAGCCCTGGGGGCTCCACCGAGCTCAATCTGCCTTGCATGGTGGCCCGGGATTTGGGGGACGGAAGCTCAAGCACAGGCAGTGTGGGAAGCCCGGACCAGCTTCACCTCGTGTGCTCACCTGATGACTGA
- the fosl1a gene encoding fos-related antigen 1a isoform X2: MYRNFGSQGRGNPPYTGSDSASLGSTSTSTTQQEQKFTMAGSSQFVPSLNAITTNQDLQWLVQPSLMHSPGPSRSPVPPYPTLQGPRPFIPTPSHPHLLRPGVIRAASHATTSTRRRNDDHLSQEEIERRRIRRERNKLAAAKCRTRRRELTDSLQNETDQLEEEKSFLQKEIADLQKEKEKLELVLEAHRPICKIVDSDSDSDPNPSISSLGGIKLEPEEPSRPGPSTKRLLKMEKPKPKISIPTKPVTSTPSAAATESESLHTPVLTSTPSLLSFAAGMVFTYPSAPLDTGASTSSHSSHQGNVQQSQAPQPCGIAHRRSSSSGDQSDHSLHSPTILTL, encoded by the exons ATGTACCGAAACTTTGGGAGCCAAGGCAGAGGCAACCCGCCGTACACGGGGTCAGACTCTGCATCACTGGGAAGCACCAGCACTTCCACCACGCAACAGGAACAG AAATTTACAATGGCAGGAAGCAGTCAGTTTGTACCAAGCCTCAATGCCATCACCACCAACCAGGACCTACAGTGGTTGGTCCAGCCCTCCCTCATGCACTCACCAGGCCCATCGCGATCACCAGTACCTCCTTACCCAACCCTTCAAGGGCCGCGGCCGTTCATACCAACACCATCCCATCCCCATCTTCTCAGGCCAGGGGTCATAAGAGCAGCTTCACACGCCACAACTTCAACACGGCGCAGGAATGATGATCAT TTATCGCAGGAAGAAATAGAAAGACGCAGAATAAGAAGGGAGCGGAATAAACTGGCAGCAGCGAAATGTCGCACTCGTCGCCGGGAGCTCACAGATTCACTGCAAAAT GAGACCgatcagctggaggaggaaaagtcaTTTTTGCAGAAGGAAATAGCTGATTTacaaaaagagaaggagaagctcGAGCTGGTCCTGGAAGCCCACCGTCCCATTTGCAAAATAGTGGACTCTGATTCAGATTCTGACCCAAACCCATCAATTTCCTCGTTGGGAGGCATCAAATTGGAGCCAGAGGAACCCAGCAGACCTGGACCCTCAACCAAAAGGCTACTAAAGATGGAGAAGCCCAAACCAAAGATATCTATCCCCACCAAGCCCGTAACATCAACCCCCTCAGCTGCCGCCACTGAATCCGAGTCACTCCACACCCCTGTTCTCACATCTACTCCCTCTCTACTGTCCTTCGCAGCTGGTATGGTATTTACCTATCCCTCCGCTCCTTTAGACACCGGCGCCTCCACCTCGTCCCACAGTTCACATCAGGGAAATGTCCAGCAGTCTCAGGCCCCTCAGCCATGTGGGATAGCCCAtcgccgcagcagcagcagcggtgacCAGTCAGATCACTCCTTGCACTCCCCGACCATCCTCACACTGTGA
- the fibpa gene encoding fibroblast growth factor (acidic) intracellular binding protein a codes for MSVELDVFVGNTTIMDEVVYQLWLDGYTVNDAVKVRMEGGVLEECEASADVLLSDTMDQYRTFQMCERLLHSPAKLGNQLLFQIPPHRQTLLIERYYAFDDSFVREVLGKKLSKGTKKDLDDISAKTGVTLKSCRRQFDNFKRVFKVVEELKGPLVENIRQHFLLSDKLARDYAAIVFFANNRFETGKRKLQYLTFQDFAFCAGQLINNWTVGAVDNMVEDMDVDLDKEFLQELKELKILITDKDLLDQHKSLVCTALRGKTKVFTEMEANFKNLSRGLVNIAAKLTNTKDVRDFFIDLVEKFIEPCRSDRWTAADMKLYLTHYTNSAHILDTFKHQAVWDRYMGVIKSCIFKMYHD; via the exons ATGTCAGTAGAGCTGGATGTATTTGTAGGTAACACCACTATCATGGATGAGGTGGTTTACCAACTTTGGCTGGATGGATACACGG TGAATGATGCAGTGAAAGTACGTATGGagggaggcgtgttggaggagTGTGAGGCAAGCGCAGATGTCCTTCTGAGTGACACCATGGACCAGTACAGGACTTTCCAGATGTGTGAGCGTCTGCTGCACAGTCCTGCCAAACTAGGAAACCAGCTGCTGTTCCAGATTCCACCACATCGACAAACCCTCCTTATAGAGAG GTACTATGCCTTTGATGACTCATTTGTCCGTGAGGTCTTGGGAAAGAAACTCTCCAAGGGAACAAAGAAAGACTTAGATGATATCAGTGCCAAGACAGGAGTAACGTTAAAGAGCTGCAGACGACAG ttcGACAACTTCAAACGTGTTTTCAAAGTTGTGGAAGAGCTGAAGGGACCCCTGGTGGAGAACATACGTCAGCATTTCCTTCTCTCTGACAAGCTTGCCAG AGATTACGCGGCCATTGTTTTCTTTGCCAACAATCGTTTTGAGACGGGAAAAAGAAAGCTGCAGTACCTCACTTTCCAAGACTTTGCTTTCTGTGCCGGGCAGCTCATCAACAACTGGACAGTTGGAGCTGTCG ATAACATGGTGGAAGACATGGACGTCGATCTTGATAAAGAGTTTTTGCAAGAGCTGAAAGAACTTAAGATATTAATCACTGACAAAGATTTGTTGGATCAACACAAAAG TTTGGTCTGCACAGCTCTCAGAGGAAAGACTAAAGTTTTTACTGAGATGGAGGCTAATTTTAAG AATCTTTCCAGAGGTCTCGTCAACATTGCAGCAAAGTTAACCAACACAAAAGACGTCAGAGATTTCTTTATTGATCTTGTGGAGAAG TTTATTGAGCCGTGCCGTTCGGACAGATGGACGGCCGCGGACATGAAACTCTACCTCACTCACTACACCAACTCTGCTCACATACTCGACACATTCAA ACACCAGGCCGTGTGGGACAGATACATGGGCGTCATCAAAAGCTGTATCTTCAAAATGTATCACGACTGA
- the yif1a gene encoding protein YIF1A — MDLNHGYRATKPRARAAPPSSESVLFDDTSSAPPAVNSQGYYTPGYNMGAPSNDMQGGAGVNNLFTDPMANAAMMYGSSLANQGKDMVNKEISRFMSVNKLKYFFAVDTRYVLKKLMILMFPYTHQDWEVRYHRDTPLTPRQDVNAPDLYIPTMAFITYILLAGMALGIQKRFSPEVLGLCASTALVWIIIEVLVMLLSLYLLTVHSDLSTFDLIAYSGYKYVGMIFTVLSGLLFGSDGYFVALAWCSCALMFFIVRSLKMKILPSLSSDSMGMGSSAKPQLRLYITVATAIFQPIIIYWLTSHLVR; from the exons ATGGACTTGAATCATGGATATCGAGCAA ctaaGCCCAGAGCTCGAGCAGCTCCCCCCTCATCAGAATCGGTTTTGTTTGACGACACCAGCTCAGCACCACCAGCGGTGAATAGTCAAGGCTATTACACTCCTGGGTACAACATGGGCGCACCCTCAAATGACATGCAAGGAGGGGCTGGCGTGAACAACCTGTTTACTGACCCAATGGCCAACGCTGCAATGATGTATGGCTCCTCCTTAGCCAACCAAGGGAAGGATATGGTAAACAAAGAG ATCAGCAGATTCATGTCTGTGAACAAGCTGAAATACTTCTTTGCGGTCGACACCAGATATGTGCTGAAGAAACTTATGATCCTTATGTTCCCTTATACACATCAG GACTGGGAAGTCCGTTACCATCGGGACACTCCTTTGACTCCAAGGCAGGATGTGAATGCGCCTGATCTTTACATACCAA ctATGGCTTTCATTACCTACATTTTACTTGCTGGAATGGCTCTTGGCATCCAGAAAAG GTTCAGTCCAGAGGTTCTCGGCCTGTGTGCCAGCACTGCCCTCGTGTGGATCATCATTGAGGTCTTGGTGATGTTGTTGAGTCTGTATCTGCTGACAGTGCACAGTGACCTCTCAACCTTTGATCTCATCGCCTACAGTGGATACAAATATGTTGG GATGATCTTCACAGTGTTGTCTGGCTTGCTGTTTGGAAGTGATGGTTACTTTGTGGCCCTTGCCTGGTGCTCCTGTGCCCTTATGTTCTTCATC GTCCGTTCTCTGAAAATGAAGATCCTTCCATCCCTCTCCTCGGACTCCATGGGAATGGGTTCAAGTGCCAAACCTCAGCTCCGCCTTTA
- the fosl1a gene encoding fos-related antigen 1a isoform X1, giving the protein MYRNFGSQGRGNPPYTGSDSASLGSTSTSTTQQEQKFTMAGSSQFVPSLNAITTNQDLQWLVQPSLMHSPGPSRSPVPPYPTLQGPRPFIPTPSHPHLLRPGVIRAASHATTSTRRRNDDHTCSPDHPSRWGRRGQFTVEMLSQEEIERRRIRRERNKLAAAKCRTRRRELTDSLQNETDQLEEEKSFLQKEIADLQKEKEKLELVLEAHRPICKIVDSDSDSDPNPSISSLGGIKLEPEEPSRPGPSTKRLLKMEKPKPKISIPTKPVTSTPSAAATESESLHTPVLTSTPSLLSFAAGMVFTYPSAPLDTGASTSSHSSHQGNVQQSQAPQPCGIAHRRSSSSGDQSDHSLHSPTILTL; this is encoded by the exons ATGTACCGAAACTTTGGGAGCCAAGGCAGAGGCAACCCGCCGTACACGGGGTCAGACTCTGCATCACTGGGAAGCACCAGCACTTCCACCACGCAACAGGAACAG AAATTTACAATGGCAGGAAGCAGTCAGTTTGTACCAAGCCTCAATGCCATCACCACCAACCAGGACCTACAGTGGTTGGTCCAGCCCTCCCTCATGCACTCACCAGGCCCATCGCGATCACCAGTACCTCCTTACCCAACCCTTCAAGGGCCGCGGCCGTTCATACCAACACCATCCCATCCCCATCTTCTCAGGCCAGGGGTCATAAGAGCAGCTTCACACGCCACAACTTCAACACGGCGCAGGAATGATGATCAT ACGTGCTCACCAGATCATCCATCTCGATGGGGAAGAAGGGGACAATTTACAGTTGAGATG TTATCGCAGGAAGAAATAGAAAGACGCAGAATAAGAAGGGAGCGGAATAAACTGGCAGCAGCGAAATGTCGCACTCGTCGCCGGGAGCTCACAGATTCACTGCAAAAT GAGACCgatcagctggaggaggaaaagtcaTTTTTGCAGAAGGAAATAGCTGATTTacaaaaagagaaggagaagctcGAGCTGGTCCTGGAAGCCCACCGTCCCATTTGCAAAATAGTGGACTCTGATTCAGATTCTGACCCAAACCCATCAATTTCCTCGTTGGGAGGCATCAAATTGGAGCCAGAGGAACCCAGCAGACCTGGACCCTCAACCAAAAGGCTACTAAAGATGGAGAAGCCCAAACCAAAGATATCTATCCCCACCAAGCCCGTAACATCAACCCCCTCAGCTGCCGCCACTGAATCCGAGTCACTCCACACCCCTGTTCTCACATCTACTCCCTCTCTACTGTCCTTCGCAGCTGGTATGGTATTTACCTATCCCTCCGCTCCTTTAGACACCGGCGCCTCCACCTCGTCCCACAGTTCACATCAGGGAAATGTCCAGCAGTCTCAGGCCCCTCAGCCATGTGGGATAGCCCAtcgccgcagcagcagcagcggtgacCAGTCAGATCACTCCTTGCACTCCCCGACCATCCTCACACTGTGA